The Halonatronomonas betaini nucleotide sequence GACTTCTTTTCTCTGATAATTGCCTTCATAGAGATCCAGTGTGTTAAAGTGATCTGGCTGCAATTTGTAAACGACACCATAGACATGGCTCTCTGGATCATATTCCAGATTGGCATAACCTGTATTATCTCCGCCTATCTTATTACAGGCAAACCTGTAATTATTGAGCCTGGCGGTTGTTACTGACCTGGCCGAAGGTATCCTTTCTTTTAATCTTCTGCTGCTCATATTTGAGCCATAGGCAAAATAATATATCTTAATCTACCTCCTTCCAGTTTCCATTTGGGATTAATTTTGATCTATCATTTATTTCAGAGTTATAAATATAGGTCCAGGCCTGATGGTTTTTGCCTGAATTGATTTCTTTAACCTTTATTAATTCCCGGCGATAAAAATCTGGATGGCCTTCAAGTATATCCATACTTTCCAGTGCTTCTTTTTGGTGGGCTTTATCGATTATGATTAGCTCACCTTTAACCTGGTCTTCTCCCTCTTTTAATGCTGGAAAAGCTCCAAGGTCAAATAGTTTTCCCTGAGTTGTAGCTGCTTTTAGATCTGTTACATATGGTTTTATCAGTCTGTGATTGCCATAGCCCTGCATTAATGTGCCATAGACAAATATTTTTATGGTGATCTCCTCCTTTAAGGCTTGAACCTTGAGTTAGTTTTGTTTAAAGCTGATCAGCTTTATAAATAATTGTAAATATTTTGTTATTTATTATGTATATATTACCATAAATTTAATTTAATTTCAATATATTTGTATATAATTTTATATTTTTAGGTGATATCACCTATGTATTAGCTGGTTAAAGGAGCAGAATAAGGGCTGGATTTGTGGCTAAAAACTTTGTGAAATTTGCTTAAAGATACCGTTTGGTCACCGTCGGGTAAGGAGGGGGCATAGAAAAAGCCAGGACAGACTGTCCTGGCGTGATATTTTATGATTATATTAATATAAGCCTGGCGACTTTAATTCATTCAAATATCTGCTAAGAGATATTGATTAAACCAGGCATAATATTATCAGGGTCATATTTTGATTTAATCTTCTTTAAACGTTCCAGATTATCGCCATAGGCAGACCTCAGTACTAATTCTCTTTTATCAAGATCTCCAGTGATATTAAGGTAACTACCTTCACCGGCTAATTTCTCTAATTCGCTGTGAAATGACCGGGCCCAGGAAATATTGGCTTCAGATTTATCAGAGCCATACCAATTAGATTGAATGGCCACCATATAAGGGTATTTGCGATTGTAAAAAGGAGTGGCTTCAAGAGGAACGCGACTCATAGAACCATCTAGAAAATAAAAATCTGTAGTTGAATCAGGAGATGGCTGCTTTTTTACGTATTTTTCAATCAGATCAAAGACTTCATCATTAATTTCGTCCAGATAGATAGACTTCCAGTAATAGAGTTTTCCAACAGGAAAGTTAGCATCTAGAAGCTGCTGGAAATCTTTAAAAGGTAAAGGAAAGCTTAGATCAGCTATTGGCTCAACTATTGATTGTAGTGGGCCTGCAATTTCTTCTGCCTGATCCTGAGAACCAAAATAACAACCAAAAAGAATCAAGGACGGTCTCCCCTGGTCCTCTTCAGCAATCCCAGGCATAGCAGGTGCTCTGCCAAAGTCAGCAATCAGCATTAATTCTTCTGGTGCTGAAGACATATAATCTCTAGCGAAAGCCATAACCTCTTCGGTTTTTTCCAGCGGGTAAACTGTTATAACTGCTGAGATCGGATCACTTACAGGATGAAGATCAAATTCAAAGGCTGTAACTACCCCAAAATTACCTCCTCCTCCTCTAAGTGCCCAGAAAAGATCAGGGTGGTTGTCTTTTGATGCTTTGACTAGTTCTCCGTCAGGGGTGACTACCTCGATTGATTTTAGATTATCAATTGTCAGTCCATGCTTTCTAGTCAACCAGCCCATACCTCCGTGGAGGGTAAGGCCTGCAACCCCTGTCTGAGAGACTACTCCCAGTGGTGCAGCCAGGTTAAACGGGGCAGTTTCATGGTCAACATCACCGAGAAGGGCACCGCTTTCCACCACAGCTGTTTGTTCTTCTGGATTCACATGGACACTGCGCATCTTTGAAACATCAATTACCAGCCCTTGTTCTGCAATTGCTGCTCCAGAAACATTATGGCCACCAGCTCGGATTGAACTTTTCAGCTGGTGTTCCTGAATAAAATTAACAGCTGAGATAACATCTGCAGGACCTTGAGCACGAACGATTAGTGCAGGTTTCTTATCTATCATACCATTGAAGATTTCTCGAGCTTCATCATAGCCCTCATCTCCCATTTTCAACAAGTTGCCTTTTAGCTGATTGCTTAAATCGGTCAGAACTTCATCATCAAGCTCAATCATTTTCTCATCAAGAGTTTTTATCTTAACCT carries:
- a CDS encoding gamma-glutamylcyclotransferase family protein; the encoded protein is MKIYYFAYGSNMSSRRLKERIPSARSVTTARLNNYRFACNKIGGDNTGYANLEYDPESHVYGVVYKLQPDHFNTLDLYEGNYQRKEVRVEAGSKKLKAITYISDYTSNDLQVADWYQEYILNGAREHQLPAEYIQTIKEELNHKREANWRISNG
- a CDS encoding gamma-glutamylcyclotransferase family protein, giving the protein MTIKIFVYGTLMQGYGNHRLIKPYVTDLKAATTQGKLFDLGAFPALKEGEDQVKGELIIIDKAHQKEALESMDILEGHPDFYRRELIKVKEINSGKNHQAWTYIYNSEINDRSKLIPNGNWKEVD
- a CDS encoding FAD-binding oxidoreductase yields the protein MKQVKIKTLDEKMIELDDEVLTDLSNQLKGNLLKMGDEGYDEAREIFNGMIDKKPALIVRAQGPADVISAVNFIQEHQLKSSIRAGGHNVSGAAIAEQGLVIDVSKMRSVHVNPEEQTAVVESGALLGDVDHETAPFNLAAPLGVVSQTGVAGLTLHGGMGWLTRKHGLTIDNLKSIEVVTPDGELVKASKDNHPDLFWALRGGGGNFGVVTAFEFDLHPVSDPISAVITVYPLEKTEEVMAFARDYMSSAPEELMLIADFGRAPAMPGIAEEDQGRPSLILFGCYFGSQDQAEEIAGPLQSIVEPIADLSFPLPFKDFQQLLDANFPVGKLYYWKSIYLDEINDEVFDLIEKYVKKQPSPDSTTDFYFLDGSMSRVPLEATPFYNRKYPYMVAIQSNWYGSDKSEANISWARSFHSELEKLAGEGSYLNITGDLDKRELVLRSAYGDNLERLKKIKSKYDPDNIMPGLINIS